The following proteins are co-located in the uncultured Tolumonas sp. genome:
- the cysG gene encoding siroheme synthase CysG: MDYLPLFARLKNRTVLLVGGGDIALRKARLLLDAGAVLTVIAPSLHEELTELLSEQHTYIPSRFNPAHLNNQMLVVAATDDEEVNAEVAAAADAANIWVNVVDDPDRSSFIFPSIIDRSPIMVAVSSGGKAPVLVRMLRERLEALLPKHLGALGNLSGELRSRIKQKLGDITSRRRFWEKAFASPQLATLLETEQQPAAEQWMEQQLNAESYAGGEIVLVGAGPGDAGLLTLKGLQQIQQAEVVLYDQLVSPEVLNLVRRDAERISVGKKAGAHSVPQHEINELLLSHARAGKRVVRLKGGDPFMFGRGAEELQAARAEGIPYSVVPGITAAAGATAYAGIPLTHRDSAQSAVFITGHCKQDGEEPDWASLAASNQTLVIYMGLIGSPTITARLMAHGRRPDTPVALIERGTTVKQRVLRGTLQELPELAKGAHSPSLIVIGEVAALADTLSWFGGDIASGKEHLINLA, encoded by the coding sequence ATGGATTATCTGCCGCTGTTTGCCAGATTAAAAAATCGCACCGTATTACTGGTAGGTGGTGGTGATATTGCACTGCGTAAAGCACGTCTGTTATTAGACGCCGGTGCGGTATTAACCGTGATTGCCCCATCGTTACACGAAGAATTGACGGAATTACTGTCGGAACAACATACCTATATTCCATCGCGTTTTAATCCGGCGCATTTGAATAATCAGATGCTGGTGGTTGCGGCTACCGACGATGAAGAGGTGAATGCGGAAGTTGCGGCAGCAGCGGATGCGGCCAATATCTGGGTAAACGTGGTCGATGACCCTGATCGTTCGAGCTTTATTTTCCCGTCGATTATTGATCGCTCGCCAATCATGGTGGCGGTATCGAGTGGTGGCAAAGCGCCGGTGCTGGTACGCATGCTGCGGGAACGTTTAGAAGCGTTATTGCCAAAACATTTGGGCGCACTGGGTAATTTGTCGGGTGAATTGCGTTCCCGTATTAAACAAAAACTGGGTGACATTACATCTCGCCGCCGTTTCTGGGAAAAAGCGTTTGCCTCACCGCAACTGGCTACTTTGCTGGAAACGGAACAACAGCCAGCGGCGGAACAGTGGATGGAACAGCAGTTAAATGCTGAAAGTTATGCCGGCGGTGAAATTGTGCTGGTCGGTGCCGGCCCTGGTGATGCTGGTTTGCTGACGCTGAAGGGCTTACAGCAGATCCAACAGGCGGAAGTGGTGCTGTATGACCAGTTGGTATCACCGGAGGTTCTGAATTTGGTGCGCCGTGATGCCGAGCGCATTAGTGTTGGCAAAAAAGCCGGTGCGCACAGTGTGCCGCAGCATGAAATCAATGAATTGTTATTAAGCCATGCCCGTGCGGGCAAACGCGTCGTGCGCCTGAAAGGTGGCGATCCGTTTATGTTCGGGCGTGGTGCGGAAGAATTGCAAGCGGCCCGTGCCGAAGGCATTCCGTATTCAGTGGTGCCGGGTATCACCGCAGCCGCAGGGGCGACCGCGTATGCCGGTATTCCGTTGACGCATCGTGACAGCGCGCAGAGTGCGGTGTTTATCACCGGGCATTGCAAACAAGATGGTGAAGAGCCGGATTGGGCATCATTGGCTGCCAGCAATCAGACCTTGGTGATCTACATGGGGCTGATTGGTTCACCGACCATTACCGCACGTCTGATGGCCCACGGCCGTCGACCGGATACACCGGTAGCCCTGATTGAGCGTGGCACCACGGTGAAACAACGCGTGTTGCGTGGCACATTACAAGAATTACCTGAGCTGGCTAAAGGTGCTCACAGCCCATCACTGATTGTGATCGGCGAAGTGGCTGCACTGGCCGACACATTAAGCTGGTTTGGTGGTGACATCGCCTCCGGCAAAGAACATTTGATTAATCTTGCCTGA